A single genomic interval of Pan paniscus chromosome 18, NHGRI_mPanPan1-v2.0_pri, whole genome shotgun sequence harbors:
- the TFAP4 gene encoding transcription factor AP-4 isoform X1 — protein sequence MEYFMVPTQKVPSLQHFRKTEKEVIGGLCSLANIPLTPETQRDQERRIRREIANSNERRRMQSINAGFQSLKTLIPHTDGEKLSKAAILQQTAEYIFSLEQEKTRLLQQNTQLKRFIQELSGSSPKRRRAEDKDEGIGSPDIWEDEKAEDLRREMIELRQQLDKERSVRMMLEEQVRSLEAHMYPEKLKVIAQQVQLQQQQEQVRLLHQEKLEREQQHLRTQLLPPPAPTHHPTVIVPAPPPPPSHHINVVTMGPSSVINSVSTSRQNLDTIVQAIQHIEGTQEKQELEEEQRRAVIVKPVRSCPEAPTSDTASDSEASDSDAMDQSREEPSGDGELP from the exons CCTTGCCAACATTCCACTAACCCCCGAGACTCAGCGGGACCAGGAGCGGCGGATTCGGCGGGAGATCGCCAACAGCAACGAGCGGAGACGCATGCAGAGCATCAACGCGGGATTCCAGTCCCTCAAGACCCTCATCCCCCACACAGACGGAGAGAAGCTCAGCAAG GCAGCCATTCTCCAGCAGACAGCCGAGTACATCTTCTCCCTGGAGCAGGAGAAGACCAGGCTCTTGCAGCAGAACACACAGCTCAAGCGCTTCATCCAG GAGCTGAGCGGCTCGTCCCCCAAGCGACGGCGGGCAGAGGACAAGGACGAAGGCATAGGCTCCCCGGACATCTGGGAGGACGAGAAGGCGGAGGACCTGCGGCGGGAGATGATTGAGCTGCGGCAGCAGCTGGACAAGGAGCGCTCGGTGCGCATGATGCTGGAGGAGCAG GTGCGCTCGCTGGAGGCCCACATGTACCCAGAAAAGCTCAAGGTGATTGCACAGCAGgtgcagctgcagcagcagcaggaacagGTGAGGCTGCTGCACCAGGAGAAGCTGGAGCGGGAACAGCAGCACCTGCGGACCCAG CTTCTGCCCCCTCCggcccccacccaccacccaaCGGTGATCGTGCCAGCaccgcctcctcctccctcccaccacatCAATGTCGTCACCATGGGCCCCTCCTCGGTCATCAACTCTGTTTCCACATCCCGGCAAAATCTGGACACCATCGTGCAG GCAATCCAGCACATCGAGGGCACCCAGGAAaagcaggagctggaggaggagcagCGGCGAGCTGTCATCGTGAAGCCGGTCCGCAGCTGCCCGGAGGCCCCCACCTCTGACACCGCCTCCGACTCCGAGGCCTCAGACAGTGACGCCATGGACCAGAGCCGGGAGGAGCCGTCGGGGGACGGGGAGCTTCCCTGA
- the TFAP4 gene encoding transcription factor AP-4 isoform X2, protein MQSINAGFQSLKTLIPHTDGEKLSKAAILQQTAEYIFSLEQEKTRLLQQNTQLKRFIQELSGSSPKRRRAEDKDEGIGSPDIWEDEKAEDLRREMIELRQQLDKERSVRMMLEEQVRSLEAHMYPEKLKVIAQQVQLQQQQEQVRLLHQEKLEREQQHLRTQLLPPPAPTHHPTVIVPAPPPPPSHHINVVTMGPSSVINSVSTSRQNLDTIVQAIQHIEGTQEKQELEEEQRRAVIVKPVRSCPEAPTSDTASDSEASDSDAMDQSREEPSGDGELP, encoded by the exons ATGCAGAGCATCAACGCGGGATTCCAGTCCCTCAAGACCCTCATCCCCCACACAGACGGAGAGAAGCTCAGCAAG GCAGCCATTCTCCAGCAGACAGCCGAGTACATCTTCTCCCTGGAGCAGGAGAAGACCAGGCTCTTGCAGCAGAACACACAGCTCAAGCGCTTCATCCAG GAGCTGAGCGGCTCGTCCCCCAAGCGACGGCGGGCAGAGGACAAGGACGAAGGCATAGGCTCCCCGGACATCTGGGAGGACGAGAAGGCGGAGGACCTGCGGCGGGAGATGATTGAGCTGCGGCAGCAGCTGGACAAGGAGCGCTCGGTGCGCATGATGCTGGAGGAGCAG GTGCGCTCGCTGGAGGCCCACATGTACCCAGAAAAGCTCAAGGTGATTGCACAGCAGgtgcagctgcagcagcagcaggaacagGTGAGGCTGCTGCACCAGGAGAAGCTGGAGCGGGAACAGCAGCACCTGCGGACCCAG CTTCTGCCCCCTCCggcccccacccaccacccaaCGGTGATCGTGCCAGCaccgcctcctcctccctcccaccacatCAATGTCGTCACCATGGGCCCCTCCTCGGTCATCAACTCTGTTTCCACATCCCGGCAAAATCTGGACACCATCGTGCAG GCAATCCAGCACATCGAGGGCACCCAGGAAaagcaggagctggaggaggagcagCGGCGAGCTGTCATCGTGAAGCCGGTCCGCAGCTGCCCGGAGGCCCCCACCTCTGACACCGCCTCCGACTCCGAGGCCTCAGACAGTGACGCCATGGACCAGAGCCGGGAGGAGCCGTCGGGGGACGGGGAGCTTCCCTGA